The following proteins come from a genomic window of Pyxidicoccus sp. MSG2:
- a CDS encoding MupA/Atu3671 family FMN-dependent luciferase-like monooxygenase, protein MKNVQDVYKLSPAQREFLARPSAPEARPAHVRWSFRQGLDEAALESALRQLIARHDALRTAFFAQGMSEPVQVVREKAEPRLEQRAEHPEAFSLNPSNAPLLRATVVRDSPESGTVVLAYHPLVLDEASARVCLRELFLLYRAARDGSEAGLGKSRPHRDFMAWLEQQDAREAERRMRELLRGAPRSRLPAGWRVGPREGAPAGPLPEGEGALQRFFLSPAATARVQAFLRQHTLELATLLQAAWAVLLHQEGQGEDLLFGTFTTPLPAALSGGGTLVSRLSPLVPRRLQVPSRGTLLRWLRGLQAEHAEARASDHAAPSQLRSWLEVPEDTPLFESIVTAELEDEALGLLARSLGFHAITHATAVLPAPLVVRAAQGPRLVLRFLYDPGQLDSTAVARAAEHLGALLEELALRAEQEPSALTPPARATGSPEARASTGARTVTVGAHFGAAEVEAVLARHPAVAQVSVRPAPEAPGPGALVARVVPERPAAGARKKPGFGLFFFANEDASTRDRYRLYLEAAKLADRNGFTAIWTPERHFDEHGGLYPNPSVLSAALSTVTERIGLRSGSVVLPLHSPFRVAEEWSIIDNLSGGRVGLSVTSGWMPNDFALAPDNFEHKREVLFHSLEQVRELWRGGAVSTRDGAGNEVRLRTFPRPVQPELPVWLTCPGNPELFEKAGALGVNVLTSLASQPVEEVREKIALYRAARARAGHDPAAGTVTVMLHTFVGRDPDEVLDRVRGPLTQYLRTHLRLQQARVHSLNLQVDIDDPKWLDSLATFAFEQHYRMSALIGTPTSCLSMVDRLVEAGADELACFIDFGVDGDRVLEGLTALSELKQLAEDDSLRLHRVLSEHLDERLPGRPPVAFELP, encoded by the coding sequence ATGAAGAACGTCCAGGATGTGTACAAGCTCTCGCCCGCGCAGAGGGAGTTCCTCGCGCGCCCCTCGGCTCCGGAGGCACGGCCCGCCCACGTGCGGTGGAGCTTCCGCCAGGGGCTGGACGAAGCGGCCCTCGAGTCCGCCCTGCGCCAGCTCATCGCCCGCCACGACGCCCTGCGCACCGCCTTCTTCGCCCAGGGCATGAGCGAGCCCGTGCAGGTGGTGCGCGAGAAGGCCGAGCCACGCCTGGAGCAGCGGGCGGAGCACCCCGAGGCATTCAGCCTGAATCCGTCGAACGCACCCCTGCTGCGCGCCACGGTGGTGCGGGACTCGCCGGAGTCGGGAACGGTCGTGCTTGCCTACCACCCGCTCGTCCTCGACGAGGCCTCGGCGCGGGTCTGCCTCCGGGAGCTGTTCCTGCTCTACCGGGCCGCTCGTGACGGGAGCGAAGCGGGGCTCGGGAAGAGCCGTCCCCACCGGGACTTCATGGCCTGGCTCGAGCAGCAGGACGCACGCGAGGCGGAACGACGGATGCGAGAGCTGCTCCGAGGTGCACCCCGCTCGCGGCTTCCCGCCGGATGGCGCGTGGGGCCTCGGGAAGGCGCTCCCGCGGGCCCTCTTCCCGAGGGAGAGGGCGCGCTGCAACGTTTCTTCCTGTCCCCCGCGGCCACGGCGCGCGTCCAGGCCTTCCTGCGGCAACACACGCTGGAGCTCGCGACACTGCTCCAGGCCGCGTGGGCGGTGCTCCTCCACCAGGAGGGCCAGGGGGAGGACCTGCTCTTCGGCACCTTCACCACCCCCCTCCCCGCCGCGCTGTCCGGTGGCGGCACGCTGGTGAGCCGCCTCTCGCCCCTCGTGCCGCGACGCCTCCAGGTGCCCTCGCGAGGCACGCTGCTGCGCTGGCTCCGAGGTCTCCAGGCCGAACACGCCGAGGCACGCGCCTCTGATCATGCCGCGCCCTCCCAGCTCCGAAGTTGGCTGGAGGTGCCGGAGGACACTCCGCTCTTCGAGAGCATCGTCACCGCCGAGCTCGAGGACGAGGCCCTGGGGCTGCTCGCCCGGAGCCTGGGCTTCCACGCCATCACCCATGCCACGGCGGTCCTCCCCGCGCCGCTCGTCGTGCGGGCCGCGCAGGGCCCCCGGCTGGTACTGCGGTTCCTCTACGACCCCGGGCAGCTCGACTCCACGGCGGTGGCCCGGGCCGCGGAGCACCTCGGCGCGCTCCTGGAGGAACTGGCGCTGCGGGCGGAACAGGAGCCCTCCGCGCTCACGCCTCCCGCGAGAGCGACGGGAAGCCCGGAGGCTCGGGCCAGCACCGGAGCGCGCACCGTCACGGTGGGTGCCCACTTCGGAGCGGCGGAGGTGGAAGCCGTCCTCGCCCGGCACCCGGCGGTGGCCCAGGTGTCCGTGAGGCCGGCCCCGGAGGCTCCCGGTCCTGGCGCGCTCGTGGCCCGGGTGGTGCCGGAGCGCCCGGCGGCCGGAGCCCGGAAGAAGCCTGGCTTCGGCCTGTTCTTCTTCGCCAACGAGGACGCCAGCACGCGTGACAGATACCGCCTCTATCTGGAGGCAGCGAAGCTCGCGGACCGCAACGGCTTCACGGCCATCTGGACGCCCGAGCGCCACTTCGACGAGCACGGCGGTCTCTATCCGAACCCTTCAGTGCTGAGCGCCGCGCTGTCGACCGTCACCGAGCGCATCGGCCTGCGCTCCGGCAGCGTGGTGCTCCCCCTGCACTCGCCCTTCCGGGTGGCGGAGGAGTGGTCCATCATCGACAACCTCTCCGGGGGCCGGGTGGGCCTGTCGGTGACGTCGGGCTGGATGCCCAACGACTTCGCCCTGGCGCCGGACAACTTCGAGCACAAGCGCGAGGTGCTGTTCCACTCGCTCGAGCAGGTGCGCGAGCTGTGGCGCGGCGGAGCCGTCTCCACCCGGGATGGGGCCGGCAACGAGGTCCGGCTGCGCACCTTTCCCCGGCCGGTACAGCCCGAGCTGCCGGTGTGGCTTACCTGCCCCGGCAACCCCGAGCTCTTCGAGAAGGCGGGAGCACTGGGCGTCAACGTCCTCACCTCGCTCGCCTCGCAGCCAGTGGAAGAGGTGCGGGAGAAGATCGCCCTCTACCGGGCGGCCCGGGCGCGCGCGGGGCACGATCCGGCGGCGGGCACGGTGACAGTGATGCTGCACACCTTCGTGGGGAGGGATCCTGACGAAGTGCTCGACCGGGTGCGCGGGCCGCTCACGCAGTACCTGCGCACGCACCTGCGGCTGCAACAGGCGCGCGTCCACAGCCTGAATCTCCAGGTGGACATCGATGACCCGAAGTGGCTCGACTCCCTGGCCACCTTCGCCTTCGAGCAGCACTACCGGATGAGCGCGCTCATCGGCACGCCCACCTCCTGTCTATCCATGGTGGACCGGCTGGTGGAGGCGGGGGCCGACGAGCTGGCATGCTTCATCGACTTCGGCGTCGACGGTGACCGGGTGCTCGAGGGCCTGACGGCCTTGTCCGAGTTGAAGCAGCTCGCCGAGGACGACTCGCTGCGCCTGCACCGGGTGCTATCCGAGCACCTGGACGAACGGCTCCCCGGCAGGCCACCGGTAGCTTTCGAGCTCCCCTGA
- a CDS encoding Glu/Leu/Phe/Val family dehydrogenase: protein MASEENFMRAPAPSPKRTVYTEAMEIFHRAADLIKLDKRVRLELEEPDYEHIFYVTAKLKDRLVPLAADRAKSFSDLPETQVRNKEGLELLANGNIILNGRALLGSDVAIRQGHLRLPDGKVYQLVPGESQRFKAYRVQHNQARGPYKGGLRYHREVSLDLFKALAAEMTWKTAISEVPFGGGKGGIQIDPREYGREEIEAITLRFMYRLKSLIGPNIDIPAPDVGTNPDIMALLYRQFSDGERERHNLRGIVTGKDVRIGGSEGRGKATGQGVAFCIEDYYADRGESVKGKTFTLQGFGNVGSHAALILANAGARLLAVNDADGTIYNGDGIDVNALAAYVADPKNLKRSVLGFPGAQKIEKKDLWDVQADICIPAALGGEITADVAERLKVKLIAEGANGPTTPEADRVLQKRGIEMIPDIIANAGGVTVSYYEWIQNKRMERWSEAEVDQRLERAMKRNYRIIRDISRNQPRKTEMHDSRQYCIGEAVDTRCAAMILALKRIEAHYLLEGFSQ, encoded by the coding sequence ATGGCCAGCGAAGAGAACTTCATGCGCGCCCCGGCCCCCTCGCCCAAGCGCACCGTCTACACGGAGGCGATGGAGATCTTCCATCGGGCTGCGGACCTCATCAAGCTGGACAAGCGCGTCCGTCTCGAGCTCGAGGAGCCCGACTACGAGCACATCTTCTACGTCACGGCCAAGCTGAAGGACCGCCTCGTCCCGCTCGCCGCCGACCGCGCGAAGTCCTTCTCCGACCTGCCCGAGACGCAGGTGCGCAACAAGGAAGGCCTGGAGCTGCTGGCCAACGGCAACATCATCCTCAACGGCCGCGCCCTCCTGGGCTCCGACGTGGCCATCCGCCAGGGCCACCTGCGCCTGCCGGACGGCAAGGTGTACCAGCTGGTCCCCGGTGAGTCGCAGCGCTTCAAGGCCTACCGCGTCCAGCACAACCAGGCCCGCGGCCCCTACAAGGGCGGCCTCCGCTACCACCGCGAAGTCTCCCTGGACCTGTTCAAGGCCCTCGCCGCGGAGATGACCTGGAAGACGGCCATCAGCGAGGTTCCGTTCGGCGGCGGCAAGGGCGGCATCCAGATCGACCCGCGCGAGTACGGCCGGGAGGAGATCGAGGCCATCACCCTGCGCTTCATGTACCGGCTCAAGAGCCTCATCGGGCCGAACATCGACATCCCGGCGCCGGACGTGGGCACCAACCCGGACATCATGGCGCTGCTGTACCGCCAGTTCTCCGACGGTGAGCGCGAGCGCCACAACCTGCGCGGCATCGTCACCGGCAAGGACGTGCGCATCGGTGGCTCCGAGGGCCGCGGCAAGGCCACCGGCCAGGGCGTCGCCTTCTGCATCGAGGACTACTACGCCGACCGCGGCGAGTCCGTGAAGGGCAAGACGTTCACCCTCCAGGGCTTCGGCAACGTGGGCAGCCACGCCGCCCTCATCCTCGCCAACGCGGGCGCCCGCCTCCTGGCGGTGAACGACGCCGACGGCACCATCTACAACGGCGACGGCATCGACGTGAACGCGCTGGCCGCCTACGTGGCCGACCCCAAGAATCTCAAGCGCAGCGTGCTCGGCTTCCCCGGCGCCCAGAAGATCGAGAAGAAGGACCTCTGGGACGTCCAGGCCGACATCTGCATCCCCGCCGCGCTGGGTGGCGAAATCACCGCGGACGTCGCCGAGCGCCTCAAGGTGAAGCTCATCGCCGAGGGCGCCAACGGCCCCACCACCCCCGAGGCCGACCGCGTCCTCCAGAAGCGCGGCATCGAGATGATCCCCGACATCATCGCCAACGCCGGCGGCGTGACGGTGAGCTACTACGAGTGGATCCAGAACAAGCGCATGGAGCGCTGGAGCGAGGCCGAGGTCGATCAGCGCCTCGAGCGCGCCATGAAGCGCAACTACCGCATCATCCGCGACATCTCGCGCAACCAGCCGCGCAAGACGGAGATGCACGACAGCCGCCAGTACTGCATCGGCGAGGCCGTGGACACCCGCTGCGCCGCGATGATCCTCGCGCTCAAGCGCATCGAGGCCCACTACCTCCTCGAGGGCTTCTCGCAGTAG
- a CDS encoding superoxide dismutase, whose protein sequence is MPFTLPELPYSKDALAPHLSAETLEFHHGKHHAAYVTNLNKLLEGNAEANRTLEEVILGSDGGVFNNAAQVWNHTFYWHCMKPNGGGRPTGELAEAIQRDFGSFEKFREEFANAAATQFGSGWAWLVIEGGKLKVTKTGNADLPMKHGQKALLTIDVWEHAYYVDFRNARPRYIDTFLDKLVNWEFVARNFSGR, encoded by the coding sequence GTGCCATTCACGCTCCCCGAACTCCCCTATTCGAAGGACGCCCTCGCTCCCCACCTCAGCGCGGAGACGCTGGAGTTCCACCACGGCAAGCACCACGCCGCGTACGTGACGAACCTGAACAAGCTCCTGGAGGGCAATGCGGAGGCGAACAGGACGCTGGAGGAGGTCATCCTCGGCAGCGACGGTGGCGTCTTCAACAACGCCGCCCAGGTGTGGAACCACACCTTCTACTGGCACTGCATGAAGCCCAACGGGGGAGGGCGCCCCACCGGTGAGCTCGCCGAGGCGATTCAGCGCGACTTCGGCTCCTTCGAGAAGTTCCGCGAGGAGTTCGCCAACGCGGCCGCGACACAGTTCGGCTCGGGCTGGGCGTGGCTCGTGATCGAGGGCGGAAAGCTGAAGGTGACGAAGACGGGCAACGCGGACCTGCCGATGAAGCACGGCCAGAAGGCGCTGCTTACCATCGACGTCTGGGAGCACGCGTACTACGTGGACTTCCGCAACGCCCGTCCCAGGTACATCGACACGTTCCTCGACAAGCTCGTGAACTGGGAGTTCGTCGCCCGGAACTTCTCGGGCCGCTGA
- a CDS encoding non-ribosomal peptide synthetase: MKNVDDVYKLSPMQQGMLFHSLFSPRGGTYVEQVYWRWRGPLELPLLQRAFQRVVERNAVLRTAFFWEGLAEPVQAVRNKVEVPWEQHDLQGLTEREQEARWKAVLESDRRRGFTLSAAPLMRLTLVRLGPELYRCLWSYHHLLLDGWSLPLCLREVALHYDALSQGREPELEPTRPYRDFIAWLSRRERAEAEQYWKQSLQGFAAPTPLWVDRGTELPPQADATYASRWLTVPATTTEQLMALARKHQLTPGTLVQGAWALLLGRYSGERDVAFGNVTSSRSAALPGSEMMLGLLINTLVHRTEVPPEAPLLRWLKQLQSDQLVVRRHDQLSLVDVQGMSQVPRGQPLFHSVVAFHNASKPRLGPIAGGKVSLEDIDYADPRTGHPLTFVADLGETLRLQLVYDTDRFDTATIDRMLGHVRVLLEGIAANPERRLRELPLVTEEERRQLLVDWNATTKSFSRDACLHEVFEAQVARTPDAVAVEAEGARLTYAELDRRANQLAWHLRSLGVGRGSIVGLCLERSPETVVGVLGILKAGGAYLPLDPAYPRDRLAFMLDQARVPVLVTQRSLADLLPAGGERRVLMDEDRERLAALREEPPPSAGTGPMDLAYVMYTSGSTGRPKGVCVPHRGVMRMAMDTGYFETGPGKTFLLLSPISFDTSAFELFGSLLHGAKLAVCPPHMPSLEELGRVFERHGVTTLWLTTPLFDQMVAYHPEALDSVRQVLSGGDVLPPGRVKERLARGGHVINGYGPTESATFTTCYVLKEPAQVERTVSIGRPIANTQVYLLDGELQPVPVGVPGELYIGGDGLAVGYLHRPELTSERFLPNPFALEPGARMYRTGDIARYLPDGRIEFLGRADHQVKIRGFRIETGEIEARLLEHSTVKEAVVVAREDVPGDRRLVAYVVPAAGAAPETEALRGFLSERLPVHMVPSAVVVLDALPLSPNGKVDRKALPAPTDARVPQTAPAAPRDAVELRLVELWEGLLNVRPVGIDQSFFALGGHSLLAMSLLSQISKRLGRTLPLSVLFTHPTIERLAELLRQEPATTEWTPLVPIQTRGKRRPLFCVHPIGGSALCYVPLARHLGPEQPLYGLEAPGLDGQREPFTSLEAMAAAYLEVLRKVQPEGPYFLAGWSMGGLVVFEMARELLRRGQAVETVALIDSWVPTLQPGGGSARLDDTTLLLGFATELGRIAGHDLSLSAEELAPLPDEARLALLGERARSVGALPPGVGPEMLRARFGVYRAHARAFQEYAPGRSHPARIVLFRPEAGALQAASGALGGWDTVTQQSPRLIDLPGDHYTVMAEPHVARLAHPLRAFLEGGTSAP, encoded by the coding sequence ATGAAGAACGTCGATGATGTCTACAAGCTCTCGCCGATGCAGCAGGGCATGCTGTTCCACAGCCTCTTCTCTCCCCGGGGAGGCACGTACGTGGAGCAGGTGTACTGGCGATGGCGCGGCCCGCTCGAGCTGCCGCTGTTGCAGCGGGCCTTCCAGCGGGTGGTGGAGCGCAATGCCGTCCTGCGCACGGCCTTCTTCTGGGAGGGCCTCGCCGAGCCCGTCCAGGCCGTGCGCAACAAGGTCGAGGTGCCCTGGGAGCAGCACGACCTCCAGGGGCTGACGGAGCGCGAGCAGGAGGCGCGCTGGAAGGCCGTGCTGGAGTCCGATCGGCGGCGGGGCTTCACCCTCTCGGCGGCGCCCCTCATGCGCCTCACCCTCGTGCGGCTCGGACCGGAGCTGTACCGGTGCCTGTGGAGCTACCACCACCTGCTGCTCGATGGATGGTCGCTGCCCCTGTGCCTGAGGGAAGTCGCCCTCCACTACGACGCCCTCTCCCAGGGACGCGAGCCGGAGCTGGAGCCGACCCGTCCCTACCGGGACTTCATCGCCTGGCTCTCGCGGAGAGAGCGCGCCGAGGCGGAGCAGTACTGGAAGCAGTCGCTCCAGGGTTTCGCCGCGCCCACGCCGCTCTGGGTGGACCGTGGCACCGAGCTCCCGCCCCAGGCGGATGCGACGTACGCCTCGCGCTGGCTCACCGTGCCCGCTACCACGACGGAGCAGCTCATGGCGCTCGCCCGGAAACATCAGCTCACGCCGGGCACGCTCGTGCAGGGGGCCTGGGCGTTGCTGCTCGGCCGATACAGCGGCGAGCGCGACGTGGCCTTCGGCAATGTGACCTCCAGCCGCTCCGCCGCACTCCCCGGCTCCGAGATGATGTTGGGGCTCCTCATCAACACGTTGGTACACCGCACGGAGGTGCCCCCAGAGGCCCCGCTGCTGCGATGGCTGAAGCAGCTCCAGTCGGATCAGCTCGTTGTACGGCGGCATGATCAGCTCTCGCTGGTGGACGTGCAGGGCATGAGTCAGGTGCCTCGCGGGCAGCCGCTGTTCCACAGCGTCGTCGCGTTCCACAATGCTTCGAAGCCGAGGCTCGGGCCCATCGCCGGGGGGAAGGTGTCCCTGGAGGACATCGACTACGCGGACCCGCGGACGGGCCATCCCCTCACCTTCGTGGCGGACCTGGGCGAGACGTTGAGACTCCAGCTCGTCTACGACACGGACCGCTTCGACACCGCCACCATCGACCGGATGCTCGGGCACGTGCGCGTCCTCCTGGAGGGCATTGCCGCCAACCCGGAGCGGCGGCTGCGCGAGCTGCCGCTCGTCACCGAGGAGGAGCGGCGCCAGCTCCTGGTGGACTGGAACGCCACCACGAAGTCCTTCTCCCGGGACGCCTGCCTCCACGAGGTCTTCGAGGCGCAGGTGGCCCGGACGCCGGACGCCGTGGCCGTGGAGGCCGAGGGCGCGCGGCTGACGTACGCGGAGCTGGACAGGCGCGCCAACCAGCTTGCCTGGCACCTGCGCTCGCTCGGAGTGGGGCGTGGCTCCATCGTGGGCCTGTGCCTGGAGCGCTCGCCGGAGACGGTGGTCGGCGTGCTCGGCATCCTCAAGGCGGGGGGCGCCTACCTCCCCCTGGACCCGGCCTACCCACGCGATCGCCTGGCCTTCATGCTGGACCAGGCCCGCGTCCCGGTGCTCGTCACCCAGCGCTCGCTGGCGGACCTGCTGCCGGCCGGTGGCGAGCGGCGGGTGCTCATGGACGAGGACCGTGAGCGGCTCGCCGCGCTGCGCGAGGAGCCGCCGCCGTCCGCGGGCACCGGCCCCATGGACCTGGCGTATGTCATGTACACCTCGGGCTCGACGGGACGGCCCAAGGGCGTGTGCGTGCCCCACCGCGGCGTGATGCGGATGGCGATGGACACCGGCTACTTCGAAACGGGGCCGGGAAAGACCTTCCTGCTGCTGTCGCCCATCTCCTTCGACACCTCGGCCTTCGAGCTGTTCGGGAGCCTGCTCCATGGGGCGAAGCTGGCGGTGTGCCCTCCGCACATGCCCTCGCTCGAGGAGCTGGGGCGGGTGTTCGAGCGCCACGGGGTGACGACGCTCTGGCTGACGACCCCCCTCTTCGATCAGATGGTGGCGTACCACCCCGAGGCGCTGGACTCCGTGCGCCAGGTACTCTCCGGGGGCGACGTGCTGCCTCCGGGCCGGGTGAAGGAGCGGCTCGCGCGAGGGGGCCACGTCATCAACGGCTACGGCCCGACGGAGAGCGCCACCTTCACCACCTGCTACGTGCTGAAGGAGCCGGCCCAGGTGGAGCGCACGGTCTCCATCGGCCGACCCATCGCCAACACCCAGGTGTACCTGCTGGATGGGGAGCTCCAGCCCGTGCCCGTGGGCGTGCCCGGAGAGCTCTACATCGGCGGTGACGGGCTCGCGGTGGGCTACCTGCACCGGCCGGAGCTCACCTCGGAGCGATTCCTCCCCAACCCCTTCGCCCTTGAGCCGGGAGCGCGCATGTACCGGACGGGAGACATCGCCCGGTACCTGCCCGATGGCCGCATCGAGTTCCTCGGCCGCGCCGATCATCAGGTGAAGATCCGGGGCTTCCGCATCGAGACGGGGGAGATCGAAGCAAGGCTCCTGGAGCATTCCACCGTGAAGGAGGCGGTGGTAGTGGCGCGCGAGGACGTGCCGGGCGACAGGCGGCTGGTGGCCTACGTCGTCCCGGCCGCGGGCGCGGCTCCGGAGACGGAGGCACTGCGAGGTTTCCTCTCGGAGCGGCTGCCCGTGCACATGGTGCCCTCGGCCGTGGTGGTGCTGGACGCCCTGCCCCTGTCGCCCAATGGCAAGGTGGACCGCAAGGCCCTGCCCGCTCCCACGGACGCCCGCGTCCCCCAGACGGCGCCGGCGGCTCCTCGCGACGCCGTGGAGCTGCGGCTCGTCGAGCTGTGGGAGGGGTTGCTGAATGTGCGGCCGGTGGGCATCGACCAGAGCTTCTTCGCGCTGGGCGGGCACTCGCTGCTCGCGATGAGCCTGCTGTCGCAGATCTCCAAGCGGCTGGGCCGCACCCTGCCCCTGTCGGTGCTCTTCACGCACCCCACCATCGAGCGGCTCGCCGAGCTGCTGCGTCAGGAGCCCGCCACCACCGAATGGACGCCCCTGGTTCCCATCCAGACCCGGGGCAAGCGCCGGCCGCTCTTCTGCGTGCACCCCATTGGCGGCAGCGCGCTCTGCTACGTGCCGCTCGCGCGTCACCTGGGGCCGGAGCAGCCGCTCTACGGGCTCGAGGCCCCGGGGCTCGATGGCCAGCGCGAGCCCTTCACGAGCCTCGAGGCCATGGCTGCGGCGTACCTCGAAGTCCTGCGGAAGGTCCAACCCGAGGGCCCCTACTTCCTCGCGGGCTGGTCCATGGGAGGCCTCGTCGTCTTCGAGATGGCGAGGGAGCTGCTGCGGCGCGGGCAGGCGGTGGAGACCGTCGCGCTCATCGACAGCTGGGTGCCCACCCTCCAACCGGGAGGCGGAAGCGCGCGGCTCGACGACACGACGCTGCTCCTGGGCTTCGCGACGGAGCTGGGGCGCATCGCCGGACACGACCTCTCGCTCTCGGCCGAGGAGCTCGCGCCCCTGCCGGACGAGGCCCGGCTCGCCCTGCTGGGGGAGCGGGCCCGGAGCGTGGGAGCCCTGCCTCCTGGCGTGGGCCCCGAGATGCTGCGCGCCCGCTTCGGCGTCTACCGCGCACACGCCCGCGCCTTCCAGGAATACGCCCCCGGACGGAGCCACCCCGCGCGAATCGTCCTTTTCCGTCCGGAGGCGGGCGCGCTCCAGGCCGCCTCGGGAGCACTGGGGGGATGGGACACCGTGACGCAGCAATCCCCCCGGCTCATCGACCTGCCGGGCGACCACTACACCGTGATGGCCGAGCCCCACGTCGCGCGGCTCGCCCACCCGCTCCGCGCCTTCCTCGAAGGCGGAACCTCCGCGCCCTGA